The genomic window GTAAAGAAACTCAAGATATACCAACAAACCTCATTTCTTTTCAACTCGCCAgtgcttctgctgctttcaTCATTGTCAAGgtcttcttcctcatcctcctcctcgtcatcctcttcttcctcaggttcctcttcctcctcttcatcctcatcggCTGTTGATCCACCCCCATAACCATACAGACTCAGCAGTTCATGAATGGGCATTTCTCCCTCCTgttacagaagaaaaacaaaatgtcttgcAGAACTCCACTCACTAAGGAAGACACTCGTTTTTTAACAGGGTTGACGAAATCAAATATGTGCGGAAAGCCTGAAACTAACCCGTGCAAGATCTTCAATCTCGTTTGCATTGGTCTCATCTGATGCCTCCaacatttcctcttcctccagggTGCGCTCATCATCAAAGTCATGGACAAGCATGTCTGCTGATGGGTCGAAATCGTTGTCATCGGAACCTGCTGAACCTCCTGGGGAagtaacaacaaaaataaaaatgataatgtaAATTCAgacttacaaaatgaaataCTGATATATGAATAAAACTATGACTAAACTTTTACTTAAGGAAATTATGAACAGATCCAACAAAGGgccaataagtacatttgtttaaatataaagtacaagTGGATTATGGATATATTCAGGGTGGGTGATAAGTATATCAAATTATACATTTACAATATTGATATAAATCATGAGATCGGACCATTTATCATAACTCAATTTAAACTCTTGGGGGTTATATTAGTCAGATGGTGAGGTGTGTTATTACAACTCCAGAAAATTAATTACAAATAATGAAAGAATgctcatcaaaacaaaaatgtatcaaaTTTAGCACAACACATGGCAGTCATAATCACTGAATTACACTATTAGAACATTATAAGGATATAAAAGCAACTGATATATGGTATAAACACTAAGGAAAAATCTCAGATTGTACAAAAATGTTAAGTTATGGCATTCAGTGTTTCATTATTAAGAGTTTTACTGTTGTTTGTAACCATAACTCACTTCCAAATAAATGTAATACAAACAACTGGtcaaagatattaaaatattcTTAACATTAAGGCAACAACATTAACTTCAAGCATTCAATTAAATATGTATTAGATGCAAGTCTGTAGAAAACCCGTGCAcccaaagagaaagagaaactttATGTACCTGGGCTCGAGTTCCCGAGGGAGGGCTGGAAAACGGAGAAGAGGAGCATGAGTGAAGTTACAGAACAGATTCAGAGGCAAATACCTCATTAGCTCTACAACCAGAAACCGTCCACCATCGCTGCTTGTATCAAAACACACTGAAGTTACTTTGCCGGGGAGCATTGGAGGGAGTTAGAGAAAGCGCGCCCTGAGAGCGGCTCTacaagaagagaaacaaagagtGTCACCACTTCCTGCGGGATCGTggaggctgcagctcagagacgTGATTACAACAGGAACTGTGGCGTTTACCGCCTGTATTCAACCGCACTTAGCTTAGCACCACGGCCAGGTGCGCACTAACTAAACGCGCTCAGCTGGCTAACTTGCATTACAAGTTGCAAGCTAACACTCTTTTATACATTGGGCTAACGCGTTCAAGTTGAGCTTCGGTGTCAGCCGCTTGAAAAATGAAGACCCCGAAGCAACACGACATGTATCCGTAGCCGTGAAAACATCGTCACACGTCCGATAAAACGCGTAAACACGGGTAGTTAAGTATTCTTCAACAAAACCGCGAAGTGCCACAGCTAACCCTACAGTCAGAGCTAGcactgctaacgttagcttaaCCCGAAGTTTACTAAACATCTAAGTGTCGGGAAATGTCAATTATCCAGCGACGCGCCCGTTTGTTCTCTAATCCACTGAGTTAAAGCGGCAACTCGCACACGACGCGCACACTGGACCGAATAAACTGACCGGCAGCGCTAAATTATGTTTTTCCCGTATATTTATTTCACTCTCTTACCTCCGCCATGTTTGCAATCCTGCAGGGTCACGTCAGGGGTCAGCAGCGGTGCCCGGATGTAGAGCCCCGCCCACCTGCGGTATCAAGAGCGTGATGCCTCCAGAGCGCGTGGAGCTGCTCTGACGTCATGACTActgtgataatgataataatgatgataataaaaaccaaaaaaatctAACAAACGTAGTATAATATACAGGTTTAAACAAAGTACACgatatgtataatataatatatatatgtaataatatattataatcatAAAAAATTACCTGTAAGACTAAGTATTTTTCATTATATCCTAATCAAGAGAACTGAATGTATTGATATGCTACCAAATGTAATTTCATTAATTAGTAATAAGTAATTTAgtgatcaaattaaatgttcCACTCTAATCCCTTTATATAAACTATAACATAGGTCAGAGAAGGACAAAGGCAAATATGCTGCCTTTCAGGTTTATTTTGTGATCGTGGGAATCACAGAAAACAACCCTTGAaaagaatcaaatcaaaaaaaagGTTATGTCCCAACAAAGGTGGTTTCCAAGAGGACATTACACTTTATATCTAGATCCGACACCAGATTTCTAAAGTTCTGTTGCATGTACTAAAACTTCACCTTATACTTTACAAATGTTTCATTGAATCCGTCTCGGCCCTCAACAGGTCCATCACAACCCTCTGAACAAAATCATTAGAATGAGCAGCAAAATAATTGGACTGGAGCCGGAACCATTAAGAttcagacaccacacacacacattatcctCAGCCAGTACAGTCACATATACTCAGGCAGGAGACACAGATCACTTAATCCTTTTCAAGCTTTGTGCCTACATCCATCAGACTCGTTCATGGTTGATCTATTAATTTTAACActctattgtttattttttaccttcACAGTTATAAGATGTATTTACCACTGTTGATTACCCGCTGGATGTTGTATGTTGTGATTAAGTTTTTTGAATTGAATGACCTGGCCTATGAGTACAGTGGTGGGTTTCTGTAAAGTTGTACAATCACAGGGATAAAGGGTTTAACACTGGGGTTTTCTCCACCAGAAACCATGGAGCACAATCTCATTCATAATAAATCTATGCTTTTAAGAGATACAGTAGAAAGGATATAACCATGAtcaaatttgttttgttttctgttaccAGCCCCCACCTTATTTATTTAGACATGGGCCAGTAATGACCATTCTGAGGTCGACTCTTTTCCATGACAGAGTTTATTTTGACCAGTGTACTGGTAATTTAACTGTCTCTTCTCGGAATCACTGATTTATGTTCCTGATAGTGACTAACACACTCCACTATGTTGCTATGTAGAGAGCCATCACCTCAGTTTGTCACACATGGAATATCTCCGGCTATCCATTAGTGGACACTTTACCAAATCCACAGCAATAAAAACCTTGCAGTTCAGACATAAAGgtgcatttctttctttaacatttatgaaaattgtatttaatCAGTGAGTCCCACAATGGCCCAGATTCCCACACACATCCCGAACAGCCTGAGTGACATCCGTTTGTTAAAAGCCCATGATGGTCACAAAAGataataaacatattttccTCAGGATCCACCTGGGACAGCGTACATGACATCAACAGACACTTGATATAAAAGGACTGATGCAGGTAGATGTTTCCTGAGAATCGACAGAGAGTGTTAGTGTTTGTTTGGCATCTTGGTGCAGTATCTTCTTTTAGCACCATGAGTTCATTACTCCTGCTGGCAATGCTGCTGTCTTTGTCGTGTGCAGCGCTGGCTCAGACCCAGGATGATACGAACACACTGAGGCTGTGTGGTCGGGCATTCCTGAGAGCAGTGGTGTACACTTGTGGAGGATCCAGGTGGAGAAGACTGATGGGAGGAGAGGACACTTTGCAGGATGGTCAGTACACAGCATTTGCCTCTAGCACTTTGGTGTTAAAACCACCAACTTAACCaacttacaaaataaaagccttgaCTTCTGCTCAACAAACTTTGATATCTATTCGCAGGCAACAGGGGGCCAAACTACCTCAAGACGACAGATGTTTCAGCAATGATACGTCATCAGCGTGACCAAGACCAAGCACTTTTAACAGTGTGCTGTCAACTAGGCTGTCGACGGAGTGACCTCTCTATGCTCTGCTAGAGGGGAACATCCACAAGAGGGCATCATCCAGCTGTCATCGTAGTCATTCATTAGTTTGAAATTAAGTTTAAAACATTGTCAGAATaatgtgatttcattttccatgaggacaaaaataaaaaacactgaaatctgGTTTTGAAAAGAATCTTGTTTCATCagtgcacacaaagacaaaataaacagcAATGATAAAGAGCAGTCAGACATGCAAAATGTCAGGGATTCATTCAAAGTAAACAGCATAGACAGTTGCCGTTCCAAACAGAGAGCTGTTCTTAAAAGAGTAGCTGGCGAAGGTGTCGCTGGCTGTATCCCACAGACAGCGGCTGCTGATTTGCATGCCCTGCCCAGTGAGCTGGCCGATGTGGACCAGGACGACCACCTTATATCTGGGAATCATGAGATCCTTCACACGGGCTCGTATCACCTGAGAGAGCCAAAGAGAAGAATGAGCCTTGATAAAGCAGAAAGATTCACAGGTCTCCAAAAGGAGCCACATGAAtgagctttttcatttttatttacttcacatattgttttggtcattttttGGGACCACTCCACTTCATATCTCTCTTCTTGGAGGTAAGTGGTGAGTACGTCCTTCAGTATGTCTGTGACAGCAGGGACAGGGAAGCGTTTGGAAGGCCCTGTGGTGCAGAAAACAAATGACCCAAAGACAAACAAGTTTTACTTCTGCTGTTAGGTTagtgaaaatatgaagaaagaaaagggcATGAATGAAAAAGCTTCGATAGACTGAAATGGTTAAATACTGCATCCAAATGtcaatacaaaaatattttggagCGCAAATCTCCAAGGAAAAGTCGCTATTGTCTGTCTATGTTTTGTCTTTAGTTAGTGATGGTGTTGGTGAGGTGCAGTGTTGAGGTGAATGTTATCTCACCCGTCTGGTAGGTGTTCTCCATTTTCACAACCATCCGAGCGTCATCGTGGTGTCCAAATTCATCGATGGATGACACAATACTCACGGAGCTGAAAGACAGGATCACAATGAAGAACATGACAGAAGAATGACTGTGGTGTTTACATCATCTGATTGAGTGACTTAGAGCGATGTGATAATCAAAAAAAGATTGTTTAAAAGTTACATGCTGGATATCAGTCACAGACTAAGTCTGTTTACTGAAGATGGAAGATATAAAATAGTACTTTCCAGTGTGATTACACAGTTTACTCACTCCTTAGTCCTGCCAGTGGTTTCCTTGCCTCTGACTCCATGACTTGCCTCTGAGGGAACCTTCAGCGTCCTCTTCTCTCGTCTCTGAGGTTTGTCTTTCAGCTGCTCAGACATGACGCTGCTCTTCACAGGATAATAACCAGGCTTAAATACAAGGTCGATACATCAGTTAATATTAAAACATGCAGTAGTACACAGGATGTGATCTGCACACAGATGCTATCTGCACATCACAATATgtccttatatatatatacactttatTTTATAACATTTCTAGGTCAACCACTACAGGGAAAGGTGTATATAGTGTACATACTCagca from Paralichthys olivaceus isolate ysfri-2021 chromosome 16, ASM2471397v2, whole genome shotgun sequence includes these protein-coding regions:
- the LOC109641298 gene encoding dynein light chain Tctex-type 5-B-like, yielding MSEQLKDKPQRREKRTLKVPSEASHGVRGKETTGRTKDSVSIVSSIDEFGHHDDARMVVKMENTYQTGPSKRFPVPAVTDILKDVLTTYLQEERYEVEWSQKMTKTICEVIRARVKDLMIPRYKVVVLVHIGQLTGQGMQISSRCLWDTASDTFASYSFKNSSLFGTATVYAVYFE